The proteins below are encoded in one region of Scophthalmus maximus strain ysfricsl-2021 chromosome 4, ASM2237912v1, whole genome shotgun sequence:
- the mcee gene encoding methylmalonyl-CoA epimerase, mitochondrial — translation MASAVLKVAVAGLSRCSRLTLQRAHTTTAPLRQGVPGSLWKLGRLNHIAIAVPDMEKATALYRDVLGATVSDKVPLPEHGVYTVFVELGNTKLELLHPLGEKSPIAGFLQKNKSGGMHHICIEVDNINAAIADLKAKNIRTLSAEPRIGAHGKPVMFLHPKDCDGVLVELEEA, via the exons ATGGCGTCCGCAGTGCTGAAGGTTGCAG TGGCAGGCCTATCCAGATGTTCTCGTCTCACTCTCCAGAGGGCACATACGACAACTGCACCCCTTCGTCAGGGCGTTCCTGGGTCACTGTGGAAGCTGGGGAGGCTGAACCACATCGCCATAGCTGTTCCTGACATGGAGAAGGCCACGGCTCTGTATCGGGACGTGCTGGGGGCCACAGTGAGTGACAAGGTGCCACTGCCCGAGCACGGCGTCTACACCGTGTTTGTGGAGCTCGGAAACACTAAGCTGGAGCTGCTCCATCCTCTTGGGGAGAAGAGCCCGATCGCTGGCTTCTTACAAAAGAACAAGTCCGGAGGAATGCACCACATTTGTATTGAG gTGGACAACATCAACGCTGCAATAGCCGACCTGAAAGCAAAGAACATTAGAACTCTGTCGGCAGAGCCCCGAATAGGTGCTCACGGGAAACCAGTGATGTTCCTTCATCCTAAAGACTGTGACGGCGTGCTGGTGGAGCTGGAAGAAGCCTAA